From Halotia branconii CENA392, the proteins below share one genomic window:
- a CDS encoding CO2 hydration protein — protein MVQTPEKADTKLPPSEHEFAEVIHRLEAGGSMLPDTPENLMQIIGLYKAYAVPMDFYWRDLLYIAEQVFLDPFPFFKYFLPQEYLNRHNHYAGDDADLRVWRGQATAHPELLAFMKKGETFKMPKLLHHWFHDRINMEFAEACMRAMLWHRGMGGKFDPYLDTEEYKANADRAIKAYFRGNPLMLGLYQLFPDMFLEQCRQMSYYSNLGLFWEVMAPVFFEMSDIYDEGGFKGVPDAMNFLVNGIFAVAERPIYHHVYIRGECYEIVPKSKGFTWLHEAALPYVEAVFYRTAPFRGTKSYNAQASQVPVDQKDFHYGILYADVFPVGTAGIPPTLLMQDMLHFLPQYLVDYYSKHCRGQDDMLIQLGVSFQRSMYNVTSAVIQALRTVLLHPLDDEDPQHLQANREFYESQLNRFTRADYGMRDAARLRDIQSQDYR, from the coding sequence ATGGTACAAACTCCAGAAAAAGCTGATACAAAGCTACCACCTTCCGAGCATGAATTTGCCGAAGTTATTCATCGCCTCGAAGCAGGTGGTTCAATGTTACCCGATACTCCAGAAAACCTGATGCAAATCATCGGTTTATATAAAGCCTATGCTGTGCCGATGGATTTTTACTGGCGCGACTTACTTTATATTGCCGAACAAGTATTTTTAGATCCTTTTCCCTTCTTTAAATACTTCTTACCCCAAGAGTATTTAAATCGCCATAATCATTATGCTGGCGATGATGCTGATTTACGAGTTTGGCGTGGTCAAGCAACAGCCCACCCCGAACTTTTGGCATTTATGAAGAAAGGTGAAACCTTCAAAATGCCCAAATTATTACATCACTGGTTTCACGATCGCATTAATATGGAATTTGCCGAAGCTTGTATGCGAGCAATGCTTTGGCATAGAGGTATGGGTGGGAAATTTGACCCTTACTTAGACACTGAAGAATATAAAGCCAATGCTGATAGAGCAATCAAAGCTTACTTTAGAGGCAATCCATTAATGTTGGGACTTTATCAACTGTTCCCAGACATGTTTTTAGAACAGTGCCGCCAGATGTCTTATTACTCTAATCTCGGCTTATTCTGGGAAGTCATGGCTCCCGTGTTCTTTGAAATGTCGGATATCTATGATGAAGGTGGATTCAAAGGTGTCCCAGATGCCATGAATTTTTTAGTTAATGGTATATTTGCAGTTGCAGAACGTCCAATTTACCATCATGTTTATATTCGTGGGGAATGCTACGAAATCGTTCCCAAATCCAAAGGTTTTACTTGGCTACACGAAGCAGCTTTACCTTATGTAGAAGCAGTTTTTTACCGTACTGCTCCCTTTAGAGGTACAAAGTCTTATAATGCTCAAGCAAGTCAAGTACCTGTAGATCAAAAAGACTTCCACTATGGCATTCTTTATGCTGATGTGTTTCCCGTAGGTACGGCTGGTATTCCACCCACATTATTAATGCAAGATATGCTGCATTTTTTGCCTCAATATCTTGTTGATTACTACAGCAAACATTGTCGTGGTCAAGATGATATGTTGATTCAGTTGGGTGTTAGTTTCCAACGGTCAATGTACAATGTTACTTCTGCTGTCATTCAAGCTTTAAGAACTGTACTTTTACATCCTTTAGATGATGAAGATCCGCAGCATTTACAAGCTAATCGAGAGTTCTATGAGTCTCAGCTAAATCGCTTTACTCGTGCTGATTATGGGATGCGTGATGCTGCCCGCCTGCGAGATATTCAAAGTCAAGATTATAGATAA
- a CDS encoding NADH-quinone oxidoreductase subunit M codes for MLSVLIWIPILAAAVIGFWPGNAIPANRVRLVALTVSFLVLLWNIFILLKFDITNPGMQFQEYLPWNETLGLNYQLGADGLSILMLVLNSLLTWIAIYSSSKQTERPKLFYSMVLLVSGGVAGAFLAENLLLFFLFYELELIPFYLLISIWGGEKRAYAGIKFLIYTAVSGALILATFLGMVWLTGSTDFAFDAVSTENLSTAKQLLLLVGVVIGFGIKIPLIPFHTWLPDAYVEASAPIAILLGGVLAKLGTYGLLRFGMGMFPDTWSIIAPTLAIWGAISTIYGAVIAIAQKDIKRMVAYSSIGHMGYVLLAAAASTSLSLVGAVAQMFSHGIILAILFHLVGVVEAKVGTRELDKLNGLMSPIRGLPLVSALLVLSGMASAGIPGLTGFIAEFIVFQGSFSVFPLPTLLCVVSSGLTAVYFVILLNRTCFGKLENIAYYPQVIWSEKIPALILALLIIFLGVQPTWLVRWSESTTTAMVATILPADKTVISQATLK; via the coding sequence ATGCTGAGTGTTTTAATCTGGATACCAATTTTAGCTGCGGCTGTTATCGGGTTTTGGCCTGGTAACGCCATCCCTGCAAATCGCGTTCGTTTAGTAGCCCTGACAGTATCTTTTCTAGTTCTTCTGTGGAATATTTTCATCCTGTTGAAATTTGATATCACCAATCCAGGGATGCAATTTCAAGAATATCTTCCTTGGAATGAAACCCTGGGTTTAAATTATCAACTTGGGGCTGATGGATTATCAATTTTGATGTTGGTATTAAATAGCCTCCTCACTTGGATTGCTATTTATAGCAGTAGCAAACAAACTGAACGCCCCAAGCTTTTCTATTCGATGGTTTTGTTAGTAAGTGGTGGCGTTGCTGGTGCTTTTTTGGCAGAAAACTTGTTGTTGTTTTTCTTGTTTTATGAACTAGAATTAATTCCCTTTTATTTACTAATTTCCATTTGGGGAGGAGAAAAACGAGCCTATGCAGGCATCAAGTTTTTAATTTATACTGCCGTTTCGGGAGCCTTAATTTTAGCCACATTTTTAGGTATGGTGTGGCTAACTGGTTCGACTGATTTTGCTTTTGATGCAGTCTCTACTGAAAACCTTTCCACAGCAAAACAACTACTTTTACTGGTAGGAGTAGTCATAGGTTTTGGCATTAAAATTCCTCTCATTCCTTTCCATACTTGGTTGCCAGATGCTTATGTAGAGGCTTCAGCACCAATTGCCATTCTTCTCGGTGGCGTACTAGCCAAATTGGGAACTTATGGATTATTGCGATTTGGTATGGGGATGTTTCCCGACACTTGGAGCATTATTGCACCGACATTAGCAATTTGGGGAGCAATTAGCACTATATATGGAGCAGTAATTGCGATCGCTCAAAAAGATATCAAGCGCATGGTAGCATACAGTTCGATTGGTCACATGGGCTATGTCTTGTTAGCTGCTGCTGCTAGTACTTCTTTATCGTTAGTTGGTGCTGTCGCCCAAATGTTCAGCCACGGCATCATCCTAGCAATTCTCTTTCATTTAGTGGGAGTCGTAGAAGCGAAAGTTGGAACCCGCGAATTAGATAAACTTAACGGCTTAATGAGTCCCATCCGAGGTTTACCCTTAGTTAGCGCCTTATTAGTTCTCAGTGGTATGGCTAGCGCCGGTATTCCCGGCTTAACAGGATTCATTGCCGAATTTATTGTATTTCAAGGCAGTTTCTCCGTCTTTCCCTTACCAACACTATTATGTGTAGTCTCGTCAGGTTTAACCGCAGTTTATTTTGTGATTCTCCTCAACCGCACCTGCTTTGGCAAACTGGAAAATATAGCCTACTATCCCCAAGTGATATGGTCTGAAAAAATACCCGCTTTAATTTTGGCATTACTAATCATCTTTTTGGGAGTACAACCCACTTGGTTAGTACGTTGGAGTGAATCCACAACTACAGCAATGGTAGCCACAATTCTCCCTGCCGATAAAACCGTAATCTCTCAAGCAACTTTGAAATAA
- a CDS encoding nitrate ABC transporter ATP-binding protein (This model describes the ATP binding subunits of ATP-binding cassette (ABC) transporters for nitrate transport, or for bicarbonate transport, in bacteria and archaea.), translated as MQNRNSTITDIARNPLANASSGRPFLEIQDVTKVYPTKKGPFTVLDGVNLNVEQGEFICVIGHSGCGKSTLLNMVSGFNFPTSGQVLLEGQPITKPGPDRMVVFQNYALLPWRTAFENIYLAVNSVYPNKMEAEKRSIVREHLAMVGLADAMEKKPMQMSGGMRQRVSIARALAIRPKVLILDEPFGALDAITKEELQEELLKIWNENRCTVLMITHDIDEALFLADKLVMMTNGPHAKIGEVMEIPFSRPRDRARIMEDPQYYKLRNYALDFLFNRFAHDDVG; from the coding sequence ATGCAAAACCGCAACTCAACAATTACCGACATCGCCAGAAACCCGCTAGCAAATGCAAGCAGCGGCAGACCTTTTCTAGAAATTCAAGACGTTACCAAAGTCTACCCAACAAAGAAAGGCCCCTTCACCGTACTAGACGGCGTTAACCTCAACGTAGAACAAGGTGAATTTATTTGTGTCATTGGTCACTCTGGTTGTGGCAAATCAACCCTGCTAAACATGGTGTCAGGTTTTAACTTTCCCACCTCCGGGCAAGTATTACTCGAAGGTCAACCCATCACCAAGCCAGGCCCAGACAGGATGGTTGTTTTTCAAAACTATGCCCTGCTTCCTTGGCGGACTGCTTTTGAAAATATCTACTTAGCTGTTAACTCCGTTTACCCTAATAAAATGGAAGCAGAGAAAAGGTCGATTGTCCGCGAACATTTGGCAATGGTAGGACTAGCTGACGCGATGGAAAAGAAACCCATGCAAATGTCTGGTGGGATGAGACAGCGAGTTTCTATTGCCCGTGCGTTGGCAATTCGTCCTAAGGTCTTAATTTTAGATGAACCTTTTGGGGCGTTAGATGCAATTACCAAAGAAGAATTACAAGAAGAACTGCTAAAAATTTGGAACGAAAACCGCTGTACAGTGCTGATGATTACCCACGACATCGATGAGGCGCTATTTTTAGCCGACAAATTAGTAATGATGACCAACGGCCCCCACGCTAAAATCGGCGAAGTCATGGAAATTCCTTTTTCTCGTCCACGCGATCGCGCCCGGATCATGGAAGATCCACAATACTATAAACTGCGTAATTATGCCTTAGATTTTCTCTTTAACCGCTTTGCCCATGATGATGTTGGTTAA
- a CDS encoding nitrate ABC transporter ATP-binding protein (This model describes the ATP binding subunits of ATP-binding cassette (ABC) transporters for nitrate transport, or for bicarbonate transport, in bacteria and archaea.), which translates to MSTFVAVDQIEKVFNLTGGGQYIALKGIDLQIKKGEFVSLIGHSGCGKSTLLNMIAGLDLPTEGIVTLEGQRIIKPGPDRMVVFQNYSLLPWRTVRENIALAVDSAMKGLPAAERKAIVDKHIDMVGLRPHADKQPGMLSGGQKQRVAIARALAIRPKLLLLDEPFGALDALTRGNLQEQLMQICEENQVTAVMVTHDVDEAVLLSDRIVMLTNGPESKIGDILEVDIPRPRKRMEVVEHPSYYSLRSEMIYFLNQQKRIKKIRARKTADIARHGLEKINLEIGFLPLTACAPLAIAKEKGFFTKHGLDEVNLVRESSWRGIEDGITNGYLDAAQMPSGMPMWLTLGGHNNQPLPVVTALTMTRNGNAITLAKRFYDQGVQTLSDFRNYLLRTRDQRHIMGVVHPASMHNLLLRYWLAAGGIDPDGDVDMKTIPPAQMVADLQNGSIDGYCVGEPWNYRAAVEGVGFTIATDLEVWLGHPGKVLGVREDWAQRYPNTHIALTKALLEACQYCANPENTLEIRQILAGREYVSTDVEYIQLEDPNSLVCDLDHPLRDYAHHQFYSESAINRPSRTEQIWIMSQLARWGDTPFPRNWVEVVERVSQVRVFSTAARELGLDISYTRQPIQLFDGTPFNADDPIAYLNSLDIKRDFSIAEVILDAPRKKVA; encoded by the coding sequence ATGTCTACATTTGTTGCTGTCGATCAAATTGAAAAGGTTTTTAACTTAACAGGTGGTGGTCAATATATCGCCCTAAAAGGAATTGATCTACAAATTAAAAAAGGCGAATTTGTTTCACTAATTGGTCACTCTGGTTGCGGTAAATCTACTTTATTAAATATGATTGCAGGTCTAGATTTACCAACAGAAGGTATTGTCACCTTAGAAGGACAAAGAATCATCAAACCAGGTCCCGATAGGATGGTAGTGTTTCAAAATTATTCACTATTACCTTGGCGGACAGTTAGAGAAAACATTGCTTTGGCTGTAGATTCAGCCATGAAAGGTTTACCTGCCGCTGAACGTAAAGCCATTGTCGATAAACATATAGATATGGTGGGTTTGCGTCCCCATGCTGACAAACAGCCGGGAATGTTATCAGGTGGACAAAAACAGCGAGTTGCGATCGCTCGTGCTTTAGCGATTCGTCCCAAGTTACTATTATTAGATGAACCATTTGGGGCGTTGGATGCACTCACACGCGGTAATTTGCAAGAACAGCTCATGCAAATCTGCGAAGAAAACCAAGTTACCGCCGTTATGGTGACACACGATGTAGACGAAGCGGTGCTGTTATCTGACAGAATCGTCATGCTAACCAACGGCCCAGAATCTAAAATTGGTGACATTCTCGAAGTCGATATTCCCAGACCCCGTAAGCGCATGGAAGTTGTAGAACATCCCAGCTACTACAGCTTGCGGAGTGAGATGATTTACTTTCTCAACCAACAAAAACGGATTAAGAAAATTCGGGCGCGGAAAACCGCCGATATTGCCCGTCATGGCTTAGAAAAAATTAACTTAGAAATTGGCTTTTTACCCCTTACAGCTTGCGCCCCCCTAGCCATCGCTAAAGAAAAAGGCTTCTTTACCAAACATGGTTTAGATGAAGTTAACTTAGTCCGTGAGAGTAGCTGGCGGGGTATAGAAGATGGCATCACTAATGGTTATTTAGATGCGGCTCAAATGCCTTCCGGGATGCCAATGTGGCTGACTTTGGGAGGACATAATAACCAACCTTTGCCAGTTGTCACCGCCTTGACTATGACTCGCAACGGTAACGCCATCACCTTAGCCAAACGTTTTTACGACCAAGGCGTACAAACATTATCAGACTTCAGAAATTATCTACTGCGTACACGCGACCAACGGCACATAATGGGGGTAGTGCATCCCGCATCTATGCACAATTTGCTACTGCGTTACTGGCTAGCCGCCGGCGGAATTGACCCCGATGGCGATGTGGACATGAAGACGATTCCTCCAGCGCAGATGGTAGCCGACTTGCAAAATGGCAGTATTGATGGTTACTGTGTCGGTGAACCGTGGAACTATCGCGCCGCCGTTGAAGGTGTTGGCTTTACCATCGCCACCGACTTAGAAGTTTGGCTAGGACATCCCGGTAAAGTTTTGGGTGTGCGAGAAGATTGGGCGCAGAGATATCCTAATACCCACATTGCCTTAACTAAAGCATTGTTAGAAGCTTGCCAATACTGTGCTAATCCCGAAAATACCCTAGAAATTCGGCAAATTTTAGCAGGACGAGAATATGTCAGCACAGATGTAGAATACATCCAACTCGAAGACCCCAATAGTTTAGTTTGTGACTTAGACCATCCACTGCGAGATTACGCCCATCACCAGTTTTATTCTGAGTCTGCCATTAATCGCCCCAGCCGCACCGAACAAATTTGGATCATGAGTCAATTGGCACGTTGGGGTGATACTCCCTTCCCTAGAAACTGGGTAGAAGTTGTCGAAAGAGTCAGCCAAGTACGTGTTTTCAGCACCGCCGCCCGTGAACTAGGTTTAGATATCAGCTACACTCGCCAACCCATTCAGCTATTTGATGGTACACCCTTTAACGCCGATGACCCCATAGCCTATCTCAATAGTTTAGATATTAAACGCGACTTCTCCATTGCCGAAGTCATCCTCGATGCGCCAAGAAAAAAAGTTGCGTAA